One genomic window of Medicago truncatula cultivar Jemalong A17 chromosome 1, MtrunA17r5.0-ANR, whole genome shotgun sequence includes the following:
- the LOC120578141 gene encoding secreted RxLR effector protein 161-like, translated as MRDIPYASAIGSIMYAMICTRPDVSYALSATSRYQSNPGNDHWIAVKNILKYLRRTKDTFLVYGGQEELSVIGYTDAIFQTDHDDFRSQSGYVFCLNGGAVSWKSSKQETVADSTTEAEYIAASNAAKEAVWIKKFIYDLGIVPSIVDPIELLCDNNGAIAQAKEPRSHQKSKHIQRRYHLIREIIERGDVKICKVPTLDNVAHPLTKALA; from the coding sequence ATGCGTGATATTCCATATGCTTCAGCAATTGGTTCTATCATGTATGCTATGATATGTACTCGACCAGATGTCTCGTATGCTTTAAGTGCTACGAGCAGATACCAGTCTAATCCTGGCAACGATCATTGGATTGCTGTCAAGAATATCCTTAAGTACTTGAGAAGAACTAAGGATACCTTCTTGGTCTATGGAGGTCAAGAAGAGCTCTCTGTAATTGGTTACACTGATGCTATTTTTCAGACCGATCATGATGACTTTAGATCGCAATCTGGATATGTGTTTTGCTTAAATGGCGGTGCTGTGAGTTGGAAAAGTTCAAAGCAAGAAACAGTCGCTGATTCTacaactgaagctgagtatATTGCTGCATCCAATGCCGCAAAAGAAGCTGTTTGGATTAAGAAATTCATTTATGATCTTGGAATTGTTCCGAGTATTGTGGATCCCATTGAATTACTATGTGATAACAATGGTGCAATCGCACAAGCCAAAGAACCTAGATCTCACCAGAAATCCAAACACATACAAAGGCGTTATCATCTTATTCGAGAGATTATCGAAAGAGGAGATGTTAAAATATGCAAAGTACCAACATTGGACAATGTCGCTCATCCACTTACTAAAGCTCTTGCCTAG